One part of the Mesorhizobium sp. M4B.F.Ca.ET.058.02.1.1 genome encodes these proteins:
- a CDS encoding ABC transporter ATP-binding protein, with product MTAALSVDRLEVIFDRFRALKGVSLEVREGESYGLVGESGSGKSTLLRAITGLAPASSGTITVNGKTLGKTREKAFYREVQMVFQDPYGSLHPRQTVDRLLQEPLAIHGFADGEKRIERALDEVGLGNGFRFRYAHQLSGGQRQRVAIARALILEPSILLLDEPTSALDASVQAEVLNLLEEVRRRRKLTFLMVSHDLAIITHMCERLMVMQNGEAVETLTASQLIGHRVSEDYTRNLLRASEGFVRA from the coding sequence ATGACCGCGGCGCTTTCCGTCGACAGGCTGGAGGTGATCTTCGACCGGTTTCGCGCGCTGAAGGGCGTTAGCCTCGAGGTCAGGGAGGGCGAGTCCTACGGGCTGGTCGGCGAGAGCGGCTCCGGCAAGTCGACGCTGCTCAGGGCGATCACAGGCTTGGCGCCCGCCTCTTCGGGCACCATCACCGTCAACGGCAAGACCCTCGGCAAGACTCGTGAAAAAGCCTTTTACCGCGAGGTGCAGATGGTCTTCCAGGACCCCTACGGCTCTCTGCATCCGCGCCAGACGGTCGACCGCCTGCTGCAGGAGCCGCTCGCCATCCATGGTTTTGCCGATGGCGAGAAGCGCATCGAACGCGCGCTGGACGAGGTCGGTCTCGGCAACGGCTTCCGCTTTCGCTACGCACACCAGCTCTCCGGCGGCCAGCGCCAACGCGTCGCCATTGCCCGCGCGCTGATCCTTGAGCCCTCGATCCTTTTGCTCGACGAGCCGACCTCGGCTCTCGATGCCTCGGTACAGGCGGAGGTGCTAAACCTGCTCGAAGAGGTGCGGCGACGGCGCAAGCTGACCTTCCTGATGGTCAGCCACGACCTCGCCATCATCACCCATATGTGCGAGCGGTTGATGGTGATGCAGAACGGCGAGGCGGTTGAGACGCTGACGGCGAGCCAGCTGATCGGCCACCGTGTGAGTGAGGATTATACGCGCAATCTGCTGAGGGCGAGTGAGGGGTTTGTGAGGGCGTAG
- a CDS encoding ABC transporter ATP-binding protein, with product MSGNKSDKGTLLEVDDLRVTFPTRTGLVEAVRGVTFSLGRERLGIVGESGSGKSQTGRAIMGVTAPQAEVSANKLAFDGIDLLSIAPRQRRALRGNRIAMILQDPKYSLDPVMSIGRQIVETLRTHERVSKAEARERALAMLEAVQIRDPKRVFDLHPHEVSGGMGQRAMIAMMLIAGPELMIADEPTSALDVTVQLDVLNILDKLVAERGMGLIFISHDLRLVSSFCDRVIVMYAGKVVEQLKASELRDARHPYTRGLLNCMPRIGFERHPLPVLDRKPEWAA from the coding sequence ATGAGCGGCAACAAGAGCGACAAGGGCACGCTTCTTGAGGTCGACGATCTGCGTGTCACTTTCCCGACCCGCACCGGCCTGGTCGAGGCCGTGCGCGGCGTCACCTTCTCGCTTGGCCGCGAGCGGCTGGGCATCGTCGGCGAGAGCGGTTCCGGCAAGTCGCAGACCGGCCGCGCCATCATGGGCGTTACCGCGCCGCAGGCCGAGGTCTCGGCGAACAAGCTCGCCTTCGACGGTATCGATCTGCTCTCCATAGCGCCGCGCCAGCGCCGGGCGCTGCGCGGAAACCGCATCGCGATGATCCTGCAGGATCCGAAATATTCGCTCGATCCGGTGATGAGCATCGGCCGCCAGATCGTCGAGACACTGCGCACGCATGAGAGGGTCTCAAAGGCCGAGGCGCGCGAGCGGGCGCTGGCCATGCTGGAGGCGGTGCAGATCCGCGATCCTAAGCGCGTTTTCGACCTCCACCCGCATGAGGTTTCGGGCGGCATGGGCCAGCGCGCCATGATCGCCATGATGCTGATTGCCGGGCCGGAGCTGATGATCGCCGACGAGCCGACCTCGGCGCTCGACGTCACCGTGCAGCTCGACGTGCTGAACATCCTCGACAAGCTGGTCGCCGAGCGCGGCATGGGCCTGATCTTCATCTCGCACGATCTGCGGCTGGTCTCGTCCTTCTGCGACCGCGTGATCGTCATGTATGCCGGCAAGGTGGTCGAGCAGCTCAAGGCTTCGGAGCTGCGCGACGCCCGGCACCCCTATACGCGCGGTCTGCTCAACTGCATGCCGAGGATCGGCTTCGAGCGTCACCCGCTGCCGGTGCTCGACCGCAAGCCGGAGTGGGCGGCATGA
- the nikC gene encoding nickel transporter permease encodes MSAETIQSRREWLLSERPASRMQARLGRAYVAWRRFSANRLAVLGLLIIIALLVVAAFADVLAPYSPTVGDLKNARLLPPGAAHWFGTDDLGRDIYSRIVYGSRWTLYVVILVAVIAAPIGLLVGTVAGYAGGWTDAILMRITDIFLAFPKLVLALAFVAALGPGIENAVLAIAITSWPPYARIARAETLTVRNSDFIKAVQLMGASAFRIVLRHIMPLCISSLIIRVTLDMAGIILTAAGLGFLGLGAQPPLPEWGAMIASGRRFILDQWWVAAAPGAAILIVSLGFNLLGDGLRDALDPRSGDQ; translated from the coding sequence ATGAGCGCCGAGACTATCCAGAGCCGTCGCGAATGGCTGCTCAGCGAGCGGCCGGCCTCGCGCATGCAGGCAAGGCTCGGCCGCGCCTATGTGGCGTGGCGGCGCTTCTCCGCCAACCGGCTGGCGGTTCTCGGCCTGCTGATCATCATCGCCCTGCTGGTGGTCGCCGCCTTCGCCGACGTGCTGGCGCCCTATTCGCCGACCGTCGGCGACCTCAAGAATGCGCGCCTGCTGCCGCCCGGCGCCGCGCACTGGTTCGGCACCGACGACCTCGGTCGCGATATCTACTCCCGCATCGTCTACGGCTCGCGCTGGACGCTCTATGTCGTGATCCTCGTCGCCGTCATCGCCGCGCCCATCGGCCTCCTGGTCGGCACGGTCGCCGGCTATGCCGGCGGCTGGACCGACGCGATCCTGATGCGCATCACCGACATCTTCCTCGCCTTCCCGAAACTGGTTCTGGCGCTGGCCTTCGTTGCCGCGCTCGGCCCCGGCATCGAGAACGCGGTGCTGGCGATCGCCATCACCTCCTGGCCGCCCTACGCCCGCATCGCGCGGGCCGAGACGCTGACGGTGCGCAACTCGGATTTCATCAAGGCGGTGCAATTGATGGGCGCCTCGGCGTTCCGCATCGTGCTGCGCCACATCATGCCGCTCTGCATCTCTTCGCTGATCATTCGCGTGACGCTCGACATGGCCGGCATCATCCTGACAGCCGCCGGCCTCGGCTTCCTCGGCCTCGGCGCGCAGCCGCCGCTGCCCGAATGGGGCGCGATGATCGCGTCCGGCCGGCGCTTCATCCTCGACCAGTGGTGGGTTGCCGCGGCACCGGGTGCCGCCATCCTCATCGTCAGCCTCGGCTTCAACCTGCTCGGCGACGGCCTGCGCGACGCGCTCGATCCAAGGAGCGGCGACCAATGA
- a CDS encoding ABC transporter permease, which yields MSIVENQAAAGRGSTRSAAVLSSIGRFLVIAVTTYLGLLAVTFFIGRVIPIDPVLAVLGDRAPANVVERTRREMGLDLPLIQQFYIYVKSALSGDFGTSVLTTNPVMTDIRRVFPATIELATLGTLIGAVIGVPLGVLAAVRRGSLVDQIVRIIGLIGYSVPIFWLGLLGLVLFYAKLQWVAFPARLDVVYEYTFTPITGFYLLDAAMQGQWDVFYDAYRHIILPASLLGYFSLAYISRMTRSFMLNEMAQEYIVAARAKGLSETRIIWGHALRNAAVPMVTVIALSYASLLEGSVLTETVFSWPGIGLYITNSLQNADMNAVLGGTIIIGSVFIGINLLSDLLYRVLDPRTKAA from the coding sequence GTGAGCATCGTTGAAAATCAGGCGGCGGCCGGGCGCGGCAGCACCCGCTCCGCCGCTGTCTTATCGTCGATCGGCCGCTTCCTGGTCATCGCGGTGACCACCTATCTCGGTCTGCTCGCGGTGACCTTCTTCATTGGCCGCGTCATCCCGATCGATCCAGTGCTGGCCGTGCTGGGCGACCGAGCGCCGGCCAATGTCGTCGAGCGCACGCGCCGCGAGATGGGGCTCGACCTGCCGCTGATCCAGCAGTTCTACATCTATGTGAAGAGTGCGCTGAGCGGCGATTTCGGCACCTCGGTGCTGACCACCAATCCGGTCATGACCGATATCCGCCGCGTCTTCCCGGCGACCATCGAACTGGCGACGCTGGGCACGCTGATCGGCGCCGTCATCGGCGTGCCGCTCGGCGTTCTGGCCGCCGTCAGGCGGGGCAGCCTCGTCGACCAGATCGTGCGCATCATCGGCCTGATCGGCTATTCGGTACCGATCTTCTGGTTGGGACTGCTTGGGCTGGTCCTGTTCTACGCCAAGCTGCAATGGGTCGCCTTTCCGGCCAGGCTCGACGTCGTCTACGAATACACTTTCACGCCGATCACCGGCTTCTATCTGCTCGACGCGGCGATGCAGGGGCAGTGGGATGTCTTCTACGACGCCTATCGCCACATCATCCTGCCGGCCTCGCTGCTCGGCTACTTCTCGCTCGCCTATATTAGCCGCATGACCCGCTCCTTCATGCTGAACGAGATGGCGCAGGAATACATAGTCGCGGCGCGCGCCAAGGGCCTGTCGGAAACGCGCATCATCTGGGGCCACGCGCTGCGCAATGCCGCGGTGCCGATGGTGACGGTGATCGCGCTCTCCTACGCCAGCCTGCTCGAGGGCTCGGTGCTGACCGAGACCGTGTTCTCCTGGCCGGGCATCGGTCTCTACATCACCAATTCGCTGCAGAACGCCGACATGAACGCCGTGCTCGGTGGCACCATCATCATCGGTTCGGTCTTCATCGGCATCAACCTTCTTTCCGACCTGCTCTACCGCGTGCTCGATCCGAGGACCAAGGCTGCATGA
- a CDS encoding ABC transporter substrate-binding protein gives MMLEKFALRSRALLAGAALSALLVAPAFAVTPADTLVEGFAFDDIITMDPGEAFELSTAEVTGNTYDLLVRLDLSDTSKVKGDLAESWAVSDDGLTYTFKLKPGMKFASGNPITAADVAYSFERAIKLDKSPAFIISQFGISGDNVAEKAKAVDDTTFQFVVDKAYAPSFVLNCLSATVASVVDSKLVKEHVAAVTPSADYKWDNDFGNAWLKTGYAGSGQFKLREWRANEAVVLERNDNYNGEKAKLARVIYRFMKESSAQRLALEAGDIDVARNLEPNDLDAVAKNADLTTTSAPKGTVYYISLNQKNPNLAKPEVRQAFKYLVDYDALSSTILKGIGEIHQSFLPKGDLGAVDENPFKLDVAKAKELLAKAGLADGFSVTMDVRSKQPETGMAESIQQTLGQVGIKLEIIPGDGKQTLTKYRARNHDIYIGNWGQDYFDPNSNAQTFASNPDNSDSAKIKTLAWRNAWDIPDLTKETEAALLEKDSAKRADMYKDLQKKIVDTSPFVIIHQQLEVAGLRKSIKGFALGPSFDTNFVGAVSKE, from the coding sequence ATGATGCTGGAAAAGTTTGCTCTTCGCTCTCGTGCCTTGCTTGCGGGCGCGGCGCTGTCCGCGCTGCTGGTCGCGCCTGCCTTTGCCGTCACGCCGGCCGATACGCTGGTCGAGGGCTTCGCGTTCGACGACATCATCACCATGGACCCGGGCGAGGCGTTCGAGCTGTCGACCGCCGAGGTCACCGGCAACACCTATGATCTCTTGGTCCGCCTCGACCTCAGCGACACTTCCAAGGTCAAGGGCGATCTCGCCGAGAGCTGGGCCGTTTCCGACGACGGCCTGACCTACACCTTCAAGCTCAAGCCCGGCATGAAATTCGCCTCGGGCAATCCGATCACCGCCGCCGACGTCGCCTATTCCTTCGAGCGCGCCATCAAGCTGGACAAGAGCCCCGCCTTTATCATCAGCCAGTTCGGCATCAGCGGCGACAATGTCGCCGAAAAGGCCAAGGCGGTCGACGACACCACTTTCCAGTTCGTCGTCGACAAGGCCTATGCGCCGAGCTTCGTTCTCAACTGCCTGTCGGCCACGGTTGCCTCGGTCGTCGACAGCAAGCTGGTCAAGGAACATGTCGCCGCCGTCACCCCCAGCGCCGACTACAAATGGGACAATGATTTCGGCAATGCCTGGCTGAAGACCGGCTACGCCGGCTCTGGCCAGTTCAAGCTGCGTGAATGGCGCGCCAACGAGGCCGTCGTTTTGGAGCGCAACGACAACTACAATGGCGAGAAGGCCAAGCTCGCCCGCGTCATCTACCGCTTCATGAAGGAAAGCTCGGCGCAGCGCCTGGCGCTGGAGGCCGGCGATATCGACGTCGCCCGCAACCTCGAGCCCAACGACCTGGATGCCGTCGCCAAGAACGCCGACCTCACCACCACAAGCGCGCCGAAGGGCACGGTCTATTACATCAGCCTCAACCAGAAGAATCCGAACCTCGCCAAGCCGGAGGTTCGCCAGGCGTTCAAATACCTGGTCGACTACGACGCCCTGAGCTCGACCATCCTGAAGGGCATCGGCGAGATCCACCAGTCCTTCCTGCCCAAGGGCGACCTTGGCGCGGTCGATGAAAATCCCTTCAAGCTCGATGTCGCCAAGGCCAAGGAACTCCTGGCCAAGGCCGGCCTGGCGGACGGCTTCAGCGTGACCATGGACGTGCGCAGCAAACAGCCGGAGACAGGCATGGCCGAGTCGATCCAGCAGACGCTGGGTCAGGTTGGCATCAAGCTTGAGATCATTCCGGGCGACGGCAAGCAGACGCTGACCAAGTATCGCGCCCGCAACCACGACATCTATATCGGCAATTGGGGCCAGGACTATTTCGATCCGAACTCCAACGCCCAGACCTTCGCCTCGAACCCGGACAATTCCGACTCCGCCAAGATCAAGACCCTCGCCTGGCGCAACGCCTGGGATATTCCGGATCTGACCAAGGAGACCGAAGCGGCGCTGCTGGAGAAGGATTCGGCCAAGCGCGCCGATATGTACAAGGACCTGCAGAAGAAGATCGTCGACACCAGCCCCTTCGTCATCATCCACCAGCAACTGGAAGTGGCTGGTCTGCGCAAGAGCATCAAGGGCTTCGCGCTCGGCCCGAGCTTCGACACCAACTTTGTCGGGGCGGTCTCCAAGGAATAG
- a CDS encoding lytic murein transglycosylase — protein sequence MSGRTEGGATERKHSKLAALSLFAALFIFLLSFPTAAAPIDDQFRTWLQSDLWPQAKAKGISRKTFDEAFIGVKPNLKLPDLVMPGETPTTPEKQHQAEFGPPGAYFAEKTVRAVTAGGRTREGANARVLGLIEKRYGVPGEVLLAIWGRETGFGAAKMPYDAFEVLGTKAFMSTKKDFFRTEVLAALEIVERGLAPVNAMKSSWAGALGQPQFMPTSFLKHAVDFDGDGRPDIWNSTPDVLASIANYLVHYGWVRGRGWGAEVIAPANVSCSLEGPDQGKRIADWVAMGIRRADNKAFQASELKAEGFLLMPAGRSGPAFIVTPNFYVLKQYNTSDLYALFIGHAADRIAKGDATFTASWGPVGDLHRSDIAALQRALEAKGYDVGSADGLPGFKTRRSIGAWQAKNGRAATCFPDVGLVAVLK from the coding sequence ATGTCCGGCAGGACAGAGGGGGGCGCGACAGAACGCAAGCATTCAAAACTGGCTGCGCTTTCCCTCTTCGCGGCTCTGTTCATTTTCCTCCTCTCCTTCCCCACCGCCGCAGCCCCCATCGACGACCAGTTCCGCACCTGGCTGCAGAGCGACCTTTGGCCACAAGCCAAGGCCAAGGGAATCTCCAGGAAGACCTTCGACGAGGCCTTCATCGGCGTGAAGCCGAACCTCAAGCTGCCGGACCTCGTTATGCCCGGCGAGACGCCGACGACGCCCGAGAAGCAGCACCAGGCCGAGTTCGGGCCGCCCGGCGCCTATTTCGCCGAGAAGACCGTTCGCGCCGTCACCGCCGGGGGGCGAACGCGCGAAGGCGCCAATGCGAGGGTGCTGGGGCTGATCGAGAAGCGCTATGGCGTACCGGGCGAGGTGCTTCTGGCGATCTGGGGCCGGGAGACCGGCTTCGGCGCGGCCAAGATGCCTTACGACGCCTTCGAGGTGCTGGGCACCAAGGCCTTCATGTCGACGAAAAAGGACTTCTTCCGCACCGAGGTGCTGGCAGCATTGGAGATCGTCGAGCGCGGGCTGGCACCGGTCAATGCGATGAAATCATCCTGGGCCGGCGCGCTCGGCCAGCCGCAATTCATGCCGACATCCTTCCTCAAGCATGCAGTCGATTTCGACGGCGACGGCCGGCCCGACATCTGGAATTCGACGCCGGATGTGCTCGCCTCGATCGCCAACTATCTCGTCCATTATGGCTGGGTCAGGGGCCGCGGCTGGGGAGCCGAGGTGATCGCGCCGGCCAATGTTTCCTGCTCGCTCGAAGGCCCCGATCAGGGCAAGAGGATTGCCGACTGGGTGGCGATGGGTATCAGGCGAGCCGACAACAAGGCGTTCCAGGCGAGTGAGCTGAAAGCCGAGGGCTTCCTCTTGATGCCGGCCGGCCGCAGCGGACCGGCCTTCATCGTCACGCCGAACTTCTATGTGCTGAAGCAGTACAACACCAGCGACCTCTACGCGCTGTTCATCGGCCATGCCGCCGATCGCATCGCGAAGGGCGACGCCACCTTTACCGCAAGCTGGGGGCCGGTCGGCGATCTGCACCGCTCCGATATTGCCGCCCTGCAGCGGGCGCTGGAGGCCAAGGGCTACGACGTAGGCAGTGCCGACGGGCTGCCCGGTTTCAAGACCCGCCGCTCGATCGGCGCCTGGCAGGCGAAGAATGGCAGGGCCGCGACCTGCTTCCCCGATGTTGGCCTGGTTGCGGTGCTGAAGTAA
- the recR gene encoding recombination mediator RecR — MSKRIAGPEIERLIQLLAKVPGLGPRSARRAALHLIKKKEQLLQPLAAAMGEAVDKVRICSTCGNVDTSDPCMICTDSRRDAGTLIVVEDVSDLWALERAAAMNVRYHVLGGTLSPLDGIGPEQLNIRSLVDRVAGGEVKEVILAVNATVEGQTTAHYLTDQLSGFEVKVTRLAHGVPVGGELDYLDEGTLAAALRSRTAF; from the coding sequence ATGTCCAAGCGAATCGCCGGTCCAGAGATCGAACGCCTGATCCAGCTCCTGGCCAAGGTGCCGGGGCTGGGCCCCCGTTCGGCCAGGCGCGCCGCGCTTCATCTCATCAAGAAGAAGGAGCAGCTGCTGCAGCCGCTCGCCGCCGCCATGGGCGAGGCGGTCGACAAGGTGCGCATCTGCTCGACCTGCGGCAATGTCGACACCTCCGACCCGTGCATGATCTGCACCGACTCGCGCCGCGACGCCGGCACGCTCATCGTCGTCGAGGACGTCTCCGATCTTTGGGCGCTGGAGCGGGCGGCGGCGATGAATGTGCGCTACCACGTGCTCGGCGGCACGCTGTCGCCGCTCGACGGCATCGGCCCCGAGCAGCTCAACATCCGCTCGCTGGTCGACCGCGTCGCCGGCGGCGAGGTCAAGGAAGTGATCCTCGCCGTCAACGCCACTGTCGAAGGCCAGACCACGGCGCACTACCTCACCGACCAGCTCTCCGGCTTCGAGGTCAAGGTGACAAGGCTGGCGCATGGCGTTCCGGTCGGCGGCGAACTCGACTATCTCGACGAAGGCACGCTAGCCGCTGCGCTGCGATCGAGGACGGCGTTTTGA
- a CDS encoding cell wall hydrolase, whose protein sequence is MIATRWKTPLLLLGIVTSPLLLAGCSQTTSHGMSVAKLTDAITPSFLSSRSYGATPKDRECLERAMFFESNRSSRDGMIAVGTVVMNRLRSGQHGSTICEVVGEKGQFAPGVMTRPMNSKAMPDVEEAADAVLKGERKAKLKNTMFFHTAGLRFPYKNMHYTMVAGGNAFYEKRGRNWQPLPDEPMVAVASATPRQAAPATAPVLVASAEPVVKTIVHPDPAKQASMTAAVEPASAARTAKTGTVAAEQTYMTAAVAPASKAGRVAAKPVVVAMQEPMAEPDASRFGGTLNSRYITSVPSAPQEAAMGFQSTPENTDAIGAMIVSQSRPLEAY, encoded by the coding sequence TTGATCGCGACGCGATGGAAGACGCCGCTGCTGTTGCTCGGCATTGTCACTTCCCCCTTGCTTCTGGCCGGCTGCAGCCAGACCACTTCGCACGGTATGTCGGTGGCCAAGCTGACCGATGCCATCACGCCGAGTTTCCTGAGCTCACGCTCTTACGGCGCCACGCCGAAGGACAGGGAGTGCCTCGAGCGGGCGATGTTCTTCGAATCCAACCGGTCGAGCCGCGACGGCATGATCGCCGTCGGCACCGTCGTCATGAACCGTTTGCGCTCGGGCCAGCACGGCAGCACGATTTGCGAGGTCGTCGGCGAGAAAGGCCAGTTCGCGCCCGGCGTGATGACCCGGCCGATGAATTCGAAGGCGATGCCCGACGTCGAGGAGGCCGCCGACGCCGTGCTCAAGGGCGAGCGCAAGGCCAAGCTCAAGAACACCATGTTCTTCCACACCGCGGGCCTGCGCTTCCCCTACAAGAACATGCACTACACGATGGTCGCCGGCGGCAATGCCTTCTACGAGAAGCGCGGCCGCAACTGGCAGCCGCTGCCGGACGAGCCGATGGTCGCCGTAGCCTCGGCCACGCCGCGCCAGGCGGCGCCTGCTACCGCCCCGGTGCTCGTGGCGTCCGCGGAGCCGGTGGTCAAGACGATCGTCCATCCGGACCCGGCCAAGCAGGCCTCGATGACCGCTGCCGTGGAGCCCGCATCCGCGGCCAGGACGGCAAAAACCGGTACCGTTGCTGCTGAGCAAACCTACATGACCGCCGCCGTTGCGCCTGCGTCGAAGGCCGGTCGTGTCGCGGCGAAGCCGGTTGTGGTGGCGATGCAGGAGCCGATGGCGGAGCCGGATGCCTCGCGTTTCGGCGGCACCTTGAACAGCCGCTACATCACCTCGGTGCCGAGCGCGCCGCAGGAAGCGGCGATGGGTTTCCAGTCGACGCCTGAGAACACCGACGCCATCGGCGCGATGATCGTAAGCCAGAGCCGGCCGCTGGAAGCCTACTGA
- a CDS encoding YbaB/EbfC family nucleoid-associated protein, with the protein MKDLLGLMGKAKEMQAKFQAMQDEIATLEATGQAGGGLVSVTLTGKFEMKVLKIDPSLFKEDEAEILEDLILAAHNDAKNKVEQVMQEKTKALTAGLPIPPGMKLPF; encoded by the coding sequence ATGAAGGATCTGCTCGGCCTTATGGGCAAAGCGAAGGAAATGCAGGCCAAGTTCCAGGCCATGCAAGATGAGATCGCCACGCTCGAAGCAACCGGTCAGGCCGGCGGCGGCCTGGTCAGCGTGACACTGACCGGCAAGTTCGAGATGAAGGTGCTGAAGATCGATCCGTCGCTGTTCAAGGAGGACGAGGCCGAGATTCTCGAGGACCTAATTCTCGCCGCTCACAATGACGCCAAAAATAAGGTCGAGCAGGTCATGCAGGAAAAGACCAAGGCGCTCACGGCAGGCTTGCCGATCCCGCCTGGAATGAAATTGCCGTTCTGA